In one window of Littorina saxatilis isolate snail1 linkage group LG11, US_GU_Lsax_2.0, whole genome shotgun sequence DNA:
- the LOC138979942 gene encoding uncharacterized protein, with protein MRGLEAVSICAVLMCCSPLAAGVKVDCSLAEKPSVCTGTFCEDSGDPELALTLCPRFCGYCNLSNSVDCSIPDRKEICEGNFCTENDKDLAEGLCPHQCGYCNATAATPTCKDHLVNGLQCSDIPSVCSDSYGQELCPLYCNHCSQPPGSVECKDHITHHLSCADLPSLCSDAYYGKRLCPKSCNLCHSSQSTPTAQSQTTQPPSAAVTTSSPVMPTTTLGPLDDTCVDHIGNGVACSNILNICNDIYGRILCQRTCNICVPRPGSTSPPVVAQPPGSCVDHVIGHLTCAQLPHVCNDSLAKVFCPRHCHVCGTTPTTTAASTGDCSDNVINGLNCQEIPDVCKNIYGVLACRKNCGRCNSTSTVTPPPSDVTAAPGSCVDRVGNGVKCSELHGVCEDTQLIGPNILCLAYCGTCVPDSTTPSSACRDNIGEGETCANFTDICLKPFAAQVCPHFCGLCGTATTSPPATTAATTTSCLNHVGDGLSCGQLIRETPDFCQGAYAMLVCPRACNRCVTTTLLTTQSSTTTTTTTTTTPTTPPTNPSTTPTVMTSTTTDVTTTSAQPCLDKQLAGVSCADLYPTFGVDVCNDANGRKSCPVFCGLCPTSPTAPATTDANCKPINGSADCEDRAEFAVCNLHRFCEDPYAQVVCRKTCDLCDRGCEDRLITAGSSCNDLYGPGKPILTLDDLCNDELGAKVCEKTCNCKNYCKNP; from the exons atgaggGGGTTGGAGGCTGTGAGCATATGTGCTGTGTTGATGTGTTGTTCTCCACTCGCTGCAGGCGTCAAAG TGGACTGCAGCCTTGCGGAGAAACCCAGCGTGTGCACGGGGACTTTCTGTGAAGACTCGGGGGATCCGGAGCTGGCTTTGACGCTGTGTCCTCGCTTTTGTGGTTACTGCA ATCTGTCGAATTCCGTGGACTGCAGCATTCCCGACAGGAAAGAGATCTGTGAGGGCAATTTCTGCACTGAGAATGACAAAGACCTTGCTGAGGGGTTGTGTCCTCATCAATGTGGCTACTGCAATGCCactgcag CAACACCGACGTGTAAAGATCACCTGGTCAACGGCTTGCAGTGTAGCGACATCCCTAGTGTGTGCAGCGACTCGTACGGTCAGGAGCTCTGCCCTCTCTACTGCAACCACTGCA GCCAGCCTCCAGGCTCTGTAGAGTGTAAGGACCACATCACCCACCATCTGTCGTGTGCCGACCTGCCCAGCCTCTGCTCGGACGCCTACTATGGCAAGCGACTCTGTCCAAAGTCGTGCAACTTATGTCACAGCTCTCAGT CAACACCAACGGCACAATCGCAAACTACACAGCCCCCATCTGCGGCGGTGACCACATCATCACCAGTGATGCCTACAACGACCTTGGGACCTTTAGACGACACTTGTGTAGACCACATCGGCAACGGGGTTGCGTGTAGCAATATATTGAATATCTGTAATGACATATATGGTCGAATCCTGTGTCAGCGAACCTGTAATATATGTG TGCCACGCCCTGGTTCCACCTCGCCGCCCGTTGTTGCACAACCCCCCGGAAGTTGTGTCGATCACGTGATCGGACACTTGACATGCGCACAGCTTCCCCACGTGTGTAACGATTCATTGGCTAAAGTCTTCTGCCCCCGACATTGCCATGTTTGCG GAACAACACCTACGACCACGGCGGCATCAACGGGTGACTGCTCTGACAATGTCATCAACGGTCTTAACTGCCAGGAAATTCCTGACGTGTGCAAAAATATTTATGGGGTTTTAGCATGCCGCAAAAACTGCGGTCGTTGCA ACAGCACCAGTACAGTGACGCCGCCGCCTAGTGACGTCACCGCAGCGCCCGGATCCTGTGTGGATCGCGTGGGTAATGGAGTCAAGTGCAGCGAACTGCACGGGGTGTGTGAAGACACGCAGCTCATCGGTCCGAACATTCTGTGTCTTGCATACTGCGGCACCTGCG TACCAGACTCTACAACGCCAAGCAGTGCGTGTAGAGATAACATCGGGGAGGGAGAGACGTGTGCCAACTTCACGGACATCTGCCTCAAACCCTTCGCTGCACAAGTATGCCCTCACTTCTGTGGACTctgcg GGACAGCCACCACATCACCACCAGCGACCACAGCAGCGACCACGACAAGTTGTCTTAACCACGTGGGAGACGGCCTGAGCTGTGGGCAGTTGATCCGGGAAACTCCTGACTTCTGCCAGGGTGCCTACGCCATGCTGGTGTGTCCCAGGGCTTGTAATCGCTGTGTCA CAACTACTCTTCTCACAACacaatcatcaacaacaacaacaaccacgacGACCACGACACCAACCACTCCACCCACAAACCCCAGCACCACCCCCACCGTGATGACGTCAACAACCACTGACGTCACTACTACGTCAGCCCAACCCTGCTTGGATAAACAACTGGCCGGCGTGTCGTGCGCTGATTTATATCCCACGTTTGGCGTGGACGTGTGTAACGATGCCAACGGTCGGAAATCCTGCCCCGTCTTCTGCGGCTTGTGTC CTACCTCCCCGACCGCACCTGCAACCACTGACG CCAACTGCAAACCTATCAATGGTTCCGCCGATTGCGAGGACCGGGCCGAGTTCGCTGTGTGCAACCTTCACCGCTTCTGTGAAGACCCTTACGCGCAAGTTGTCTGCAGAAAAACCTGCGACTTGTGCGACAGAG GCTGCGAGGATCGACTCATCACCGCCGGTTCAAGTTGTAACGATCTGTACGGGCCTGGCAAACCCATCCTCACCCTTGACGATCTCTGTAACGATGAACTTGGCGCCAAAGTCTGTGAGAAAACCTGCAACTGCAAGAACTACTGCAAAAATCCATGA